In Rhizobium sp. WSM4643, the following are encoded in one genomic region:
- a CDS encoding ABC transporter ATP-binding protein → MPGRGTVLASDNSDKSAAVSVKDLRKCFGPLEVLKGVSLEAHEGDVISILGSSGSGKSTMLRCLNMLEVPDSGEIRIGGEMYALKKAGRRTEPADRRQVDRMREHVGMVFQSFNLWSHMTILENVIEAPVHVQKRNRAECIAEAEALLERVGIADKRNFYPAHLSGGQQQRAAIARALAQRPKVMLFDEPTSALDPELVGEVLKVMRSLAEEGRTMLVVTHEMAFARDVSNKVVFLHKGVIEETGAPAELFTQPKSERFRQFLAGTR, encoded by the coding sequence ATGCCTGGCAGGGGAACAGTTTTGGCTAGCGACAATAGCGACAAAAGCGCTGCCGTTTCGGTTAAGGATCTTCGGAAATGCTTTGGGCCATTGGAGGTCCTGAAGGGAGTCTCGCTGGAAGCACATGAAGGCGATGTGATTTCCATTCTAGGTTCATCGGGCTCCGGTAAATCAACGATGCTCAGATGTCTCAATATGCTCGAAGTCCCCGACAGCGGGGAAATCCGTATCGGCGGGGAGATGTATGCTTTGAAGAAAGCCGGGCGTAGAACCGAGCCGGCTGACCGCCGGCAAGTCGATCGGATGCGCGAGCACGTCGGCATGGTGTTTCAAAGCTTCAACCTCTGGTCGCACATGACGATCCTGGAGAACGTGATCGAAGCGCCGGTGCACGTGCAGAAGCGTAACCGTGCGGAATGCATCGCGGAGGCCGAAGCCCTGCTCGAACGGGTCGGTATTGCCGACAAGCGAAATTTTTATCCCGCGCACTTGTCCGGAGGGCAGCAACAACGGGCTGCGATCGCGCGCGCACTCGCGCAGCGGCCGAAGGTCATGCTGTTTGATGAACCGACCTCTGCGCTCGATCCCGAACTCGTCGGCGAAGTGCTCAAGGTGATGCGTTCCCTCGCTGAGGAAGGCCGGACCATGCTGGTCGTGACGCATGAGATGGCCTTCGCGCGCGATGTATCCAATAAGGTGGTGTTTCTCCACAAGGGTGTCATCGAAGAAACCGGCGCGCCTGCTGAGCTTTTTACGCAGCCGAAGTCTGAACGATTTCGACAGTTTCTTGCGGGAACGAGGTGA
- the ggt gene encoding gamma-glutamyltransferase: MRNFEMPGRSIAVGRNGMAATSHPMATLTAIEILKAGGRAIDAAVSACAVQCVVEAGSTGIGGDCFALLTSNGNDDVVAYNGSGRTPAAAHFDWFRENGITSIERSSPHAVTVPGAVDAWTRLVADHGRMSLTEILAPAIALARDGYGITPRVAADISNQRDLLLRDPSTRRIFLIDDQAPPVGSVQRQPELAQTLEAIAVSGRDAFYRGPVADDMVTRLNSLSGLHTLADFASAAGEYVKPASATYRGWTVHECPPNGQGIIALMILKILERFERKGDPLGVDNLHVEIEATRLAYAARDRWVADAAVSDVPVDFLLSDELADSLAAKIDKTTAANATAVLDGVEHSDTVYISVVDKDRNVASFINSVFHPYGSGLMAPNSGVLFHNRGQSFAMKPGHPNAIGPRKRPMHTIIPGLVTRHGKTVLSFGVMGGHYQAMGHAHLLSKLFDFNLDIQSAIDLPRLFPLPGTATIEAEARLRTSIGDDLEARGFKVVAPNWAIGGAQAIWIDDQHHTLLGASDHRKDGCALGY; this comes from the coding sequence ATGCGAAACTTCGAAATGCCGGGAAGATCGATAGCTGTCGGCCGCAACGGGATGGCAGCAACATCGCACCCCATGGCGACTTTGACCGCGATCGAGATCCTCAAAGCTGGCGGCAGGGCGATCGATGCTGCGGTGAGTGCCTGTGCCGTACAATGCGTGGTCGAGGCTGGATCCACCGGCATAGGCGGCGATTGCTTTGCGCTGCTGACATCAAACGGAAATGACGATGTCGTTGCGTATAATGGCTCGGGACGCACGCCGGCGGCGGCGCATTTTGATTGGTTCAGGGAAAACGGCATCACTTCGATCGAGCGATCGTCGCCGCATGCGGTGACCGTTCCCGGCGCGGTGGACGCATGGACGCGTCTCGTTGCCGATCATGGAAGGATGTCGCTGACTGAAATCCTTGCTCCCGCAATAGCGCTGGCGCGCGACGGCTATGGGATCACGCCACGCGTTGCCGCCGATATCTCGAACCAACGTGATTTGTTGCTGCGTGATCCTTCGACACGCCGTATTTTCTTGATCGACGATCAGGCCCCTCCTGTCGGATCGGTTCAACGTCAGCCGGAACTGGCACAGACACTGGAAGCGATCGCGGTTTCCGGACGTGACGCCTTTTATCGCGGTCCCGTGGCGGACGACATGGTGACACGGCTGAATTCGCTTAGCGGTCTCCATACGCTTGCAGATTTTGCATCTGCCGCCGGCGAATATGTGAAGCCCGCCAGCGCGACATATCGAGGATGGACGGTGCATGAATGCCCGCCAAACGGGCAGGGGATCATTGCTCTGATGATCCTGAAGATCTTGGAGCGTTTCGAACGCAAAGGCGATCCGCTGGGCGTCGACAATCTGCACGTCGAAATCGAAGCCACTCGGCTGGCTTACGCCGCCCGTGATCGATGGGTCGCCGACGCGGCAGTATCAGATGTTCCGGTCGACTTCCTGTTGTCCGACGAACTCGCCGACAGTCTTGCCGCCAAGATCGATAAGACCACAGCCGCCAACGCCACGGCGGTTCTCGACGGCGTCGAGCATTCGGACACGGTTTATATTTCGGTTGTCGACAAGGACCGAAATGTTGCGAGCTTCATCAACTCGGTCTTCCATCCCTACGGAAGCGGCTTGATGGCGCCAAACTCCGGCGTCCTGTTCCACAATCGGGGGCAAAGCTTCGCTATGAAGCCGGGCCATCCGAACGCGATAGGGCCGCGCAAGAGGCCCATGCACACGATCATCCCAGGGCTGGTGACACGCCATGGCAAAACTGTTTTGTCGTTCGGCGTCATGGGGGGACACTATCAGGCGATGGGCCACGCCCACCTCCTCTCCAAGCTGTTCGACTTCAATTTGGACATTCAGAGCGCAATCGATTTACCTCGGCTCTTTCCGCTTCCCGGCACGGCGACGATCGAAGCCGAAGCACGTCTTCGCACCTCGATCGGCGATGATCTCGAAGCACGCGGCTTCAAGGTTGTCGCTCCGAACTGGGCGATTGGCGGTGCCCAGGCGATCTGGATTGACGATCAACACCACACGCTGTTGGGCGCTTCTGATCATCGAAAAGATGGTTGCGCACTCGGCTACTGA
- a CDS encoding ABC transporter permease: MAPIDSYLTLVGFGPTGWGWLLLTAAAMTIGVSVCGFLAGTVIGSIVTFMQLSRHMAVRWLADCYTTVLRGVPDLLVIYLFYFGGSAFLGSVGGLFGYQEFIGMPAFLTGTLALGVVSAAYQAEVFRGAYRSVARGELEAASAVGMRPWPKFRRIVAPLVLRYAIPGLGNTWQLVLKESALISVTGLVELLRQSQIAAGSTRRPFEFYLSAVVLYLIVTWFSSIVFRRMEARTTQGVRRAL; this comes from the coding sequence ATGGCACCTATCGACAGTTACCTGACACTCGTTGGCTTCGGACCGACGGGTTGGGGTTGGTTACTTCTGACCGCGGCCGCCATGACAATCGGTGTATCCGTCTGCGGTTTTCTGGCTGGAACGGTGATCGGCTCGATTGTCACCTTCATGCAGTTGTCCCGCCACATGGCCGTCCGGTGGCTTGCGGATTGTTACACGACGGTCCTGCGCGGCGTGCCGGACCTTCTCGTCATCTATCTCTTCTATTTTGGCGGCAGCGCGTTCCTTGGATCCGTGGGTGGCTTGTTCGGCTATCAAGAGTTCATTGGAATGCCGGCCTTCTTGACGGGAACGCTGGCGCTCGGCGTGGTTTCGGCAGCCTATCAGGCCGAAGTATTTCGCGGTGCCTACAGATCGGTGGCACGCGGCGAACTCGAAGCCGCCAGCGCCGTCGGCATGCGGCCATGGCCTAAATTCAGGCGCATCGTCGCGCCGCTCGTCCTGCGTTACGCCATTCCCGGTCTCGGAAACACGTGGCAACTTGTGTTGAAGGAATCGGCATTGATCTCCGTCACGGGGCTCGTTGAACTGCTGCGCCAATCGCAGATCGCCGCCGGATCGACACGCCGCCCGTTCGAGTTCTACCTGTCGGCGGTCGTTCTCTATCTCATCGTCACCTGGTTCTCCTCGATTGTATTCAGGCGAATGGAAGCTCGAACGACCCAGGGTGTCAGGAGGGCGTTATGA
- a CDS encoding lysine/arginine/ornithine ABC transporter substrate-binding protein, translating into MQISKLLLTSALLGVVSVGAAAAETKPTEITIATEGAYEPWNFTGPDGKLAGFEIDLANDLCARMKVKCTIVAQDWDGLIPSLTAKKFDAIMASMIVTEKRLAVISFSKPYAPTAAAFMVEKTGPLADLPGTGTTVDLAGDKAKVEQELQPLRDALKGKAVGAQVSTANTAFLDTYFKGVVDPREYKTVEQHDLDLQAGRIDAVVAQKTSLTATLGKDDFKDYKIAGPTFKGGVFGQGIAAGLRKDDTVLKSMFDAAIDAAEADGTINKLAEKWIKTTLD; encoded by the coding sequence ATGCAAATATCGAAACTCTTGTTGACGTCCGCTCTGCTCGGCGTCGTCTCTGTCGGCGCTGCTGCCGCTGAGACAAAACCAACCGAGATCACCATTGCGACCGAGGGCGCATACGAACCTTGGAATTTTACCGGTCCTGACGGCAAGCTTGCAGGGTTCGAGATCGATCTTGCCAACGACCTTTGCGCTCGCATGAAGGTCAAATGCACCATCGTCGCCCAGGACTGGGATGGACTGATTCCGTCGCTCACTGCGAAGAAGTTCGACGCCATCATGGCTTCGATGATCGTTACCGAAAAGCGCCTTGCCGTCATCTCGTTCAGCAAGCCCTATGCCCCGACAGCGGCCGCTTTCATGGTCGAAAAAACCGGTCCTCTCGCAGATCTGCCGGGAACCGGCACGACGGTGGACCTCGCTGGCGACAAGGCGAAGGTCGAGCAGGAATTGCAGCCGCTTCGAGACGCCCTGAAGGGCAAGGCCGTCGGCGCCCAGGTTTCGACGGCCAACACTGCGTTTCTCGATACCTATTTCAAGGGCGTCGTCGATCCCAGGGAATACAAGACCGTCGAACAGCATGATCTGGACCTCCAGGCCGGTCGGATCGATGCCGTCGTTGCCCAGAAAACCTCATTGACTGCAACGCTCGGCAAGGACGACTTCAAAGACTACAAGATCGCGGGTCCGACCTTCAAAGGCGGGGTCTTCGGACAAGGCATCGCGGCGGGCCTTCGCAAGGACGATACGGTCTTGAAGTCGATGTTCGATGCGGCGATCGACGCGGCCGAAGCCGACGGCACGATCAACAAGCTCGCAGAAAAGTGGATAAAAACAACTCTTGATTGA
- the speB gene encoding agmatinase — protein MPEILSLDDLRKRFSNASGGEVFDPVFRTVAELVFGEGDSREAPYCGVPTLLKAPYRPDASPNFTDIDIALFGIPMDLGVTNRSGARFGPRAVRNVDRVGPYDHVLRAVPTAHARIADVGDVPFKSRFDLAASHEDIERFVRRLIEAGVVPLAVGGDHSISLPILKALGEHQPVGMIHIDAHCDTGGSFEGCKFHHGGPFRQAVLDGVLDPRRTIQIGIRGNSEYLWEFSYASGMTVIHAEDVGDLGIKAVIAKAREIAGSGPTYISFDVDSLDPAFAPGTGTPEVGGLTSAQALGILRGLAGLNIVGGDVVEIAPQYDPTSNTAQIAAQVLFELLCLTAEAIKVRAS, from the coding sequence ATGCCGGAGATTCTCAGCCTGGACGATTTGCGCAAGCGTTTTTCGAACGCTTCGGGCGGCGAAGTATTCGATCCGGTGTTTCGAACGGTTGCCGAGCTGGTCTTCGGTGAGGGAGACAGTCGTGAGGCGCCCTATTGCGGTGTTCCGACATTGCTGAAGGCACCGTATCGTCCCGACGCATCACCCAATTTTACGGATATAGACATAGCGCTTTTCGGAATTCCGATGGATCTCGGGGTGACGAACCGATCAGGCGCGCGATTCGGGCCGAGGGCCGTCCGCAATGTCGATCGGGTCGGTCCCTACGATCATGTCTTGCGAGCCGTCCCGACTGCCCATGCACGCATTGCCGACGTGGGCGATGTTCCGTTCAAAAGCCGCTTTGATCTTGCTGCATCCCATGAAGATATCGAACGATTTGTCCGCAGGTTGATAGAAGCCGGCGTTGTGCCGCTGGCAGTCGGCGGTGACCATTCGATCAGCCTTCCAATTCTCAAGGCGCTTGGCGAGCATCAGCCCGTCGGGATGATCCACATCGATGCACATTGCGACACGGGTGGTTCATTCGAGGGGTGCAAATTCCATCATGGCGGACCGTTCCGCCAAGCGGTTCTGGACGGTGTGCTTGATCCCAGGCGGACGATCCAGATCGGAATTCGAGGGAATTCCGAGTATCTGTGGGAATTTTCCTACGCGTCCGGCATGACCGTCATCCATGCGGAAGACGTTGGCGACCTCGGCATAAAGGCCGTCATCGCCAAAGCGAGAGAAATCGCCGGATCAGGCCCAACCTACATCAGCTTCGACGTCGATTCTCTTGATCCGGCATTTGCGCCTGGCACGGGGACGCCTGAGGTCGGTGGGCTGACGTCTGCCCAGGCACTCGGAATTCTGCGCGGTCTTGCCGGTTTGAACATCGTCGGCGGCGACGTCGTCGAGATCGCTCCGCAATACGACCCAACGTCGAACACGGCGCAAATTGCCGCTCAGGTCTTATTCGAACTCCTCTGCCTGACGGCCGAGGCAATCAAGGTTCGCGCATCCTAG
- a CDS encoding GntR family transcriptional regulator: MNQRWKGNRLVATKTEQRGSLRESTYAQLKDLILSGQLRPSERLSEVALAKRFGVSRTPLREALMKLEEEGLIVGQRNFGYTVTDLDVTKFCNLLVVREALDVCAAQLACEIATEEDLDRLRGVIAQMVELKETTNETPSDAARNLDLGLHIHRVIVESTRNEALVRATDQIYQQLRLALWLEVLWVDLEHTDLDEHRAIADAICARDREAAAGAARAHVQSSLKNMSKLQRIWAHRRAAD, encoded by the coding sequence ATGAACCAGAGATGGAAGGGGAATCGATTGGTAGCGACCAAGACGGAACAGCGAGGGTCATTGCGTGAGAGCACATACGCCCAATTGAAGGACCTGATCCTCAGCGGCCAACTTCGCCCCTCGGAGCGCCTTTCGGAAGTTGCGCTTGCCAAGCGCTTCGGCGTCAGCCGCACGCCGTTGCGTGAAGCGCTGATGAAGCTTGAAGAGGAAGGGCTTATCGTTGGGCAGCGCAATTTTGGCTACACTGTGACCGATCTCGACGTCACCAAATTCTGCAATCTGCTGGTTGTTCGCGAAGCGCTCGATGTTTGCGCGGCACAACTCGCCTGCGAGATCGCGACCGAGGAAGACCTCGATCGGCTTCGCGGCGTCATCGCCCAGATGGTGGAACTCAAGGAAACGACCAACGAGACGCCGTCGGACGCGGCGCGGAATCTCGACCTTGGACTGCACATCCATCGCGTCATCGTTGAATCGACCCGAAACGAGGCCCTCGTGAGGGCGACGGATCAAATTTACCAGCAGCTTCGCCTGGCACTATGGCTCGAAGTCCTTTGGGTTGATCTGGAGCACACGGATCTCGACGAGCACCGGGCAATCGCCGATGCCATCTGTGCACGCGACCGGGAAGCGGCCGCCGGTGCAGCGCGGGCGCATGTTCAAAGCTCGCTCAAAAACATGTCGAAGCTCCAGCGCATTTGGGCGCATCGCCGGGCAGCCGACTGA
- a CDS encoding ABC transporter permease: MTNIGFMWDTFLTLLSGVPLTLELAITSILAGSALALALSLLAVTGGAMGRSIAGAYVFVFRGSPLLVQMFLIYYGLGQFRHGLQDLGLWWFFREPYWCAVLALTLNTAAYCSEIFRGGLRAVSSQEIEAARACGMSGVLLFRRIILPIAIRHALPAYGNEIILMLKATALASVITIMEVTGLAGKLIADSFRAFEIFVVAGAIYLAINFVVTRILMLVEFWLSPHMRMRLQS; this comes from the coding sequence ATGACGAATATCGGTTTCATGTGGGATACGTTTCTCACGCTTCTGAGCGGTGTGCCGCTCACCCTCGAGCTTGCGATCACGTCCATCCTGGCAGGAAGCGCCTTGGCGCTTGCACTCTCGCTGCTGGCCGTGACCGGCGGTGCAATGGGACGGTCCATAGCCGGCGCCTATGTCTTCGTCTTCAGAGGTTCACCTCTCCTCGTCCAAATGTTCCTGATCTATTATGGCCTCGGCCAGTTTCGGCACGGGCTGCAGGACCTCGGGCTCTGGTGGTTTTTTCGCGAGCCCTATTGGTGCGCGGTGCTAGCACTCACTCTCAACACTGCCGCCTACTGCAGCGAAATTTTCCGCGGCGGCCTTCGGGCCGTCTCCAGCCAGGAAATCGAGGCGGCACGCGCTTGCGGCATGTCGGGCGTTCTCCTGTTCAGACGGATCATCCTGCCGATTGCCATCAGACATGCGCTGCCGGCCTACGGCAACGAAATCATCCTGATGCTCAAAGCAACAGCACTTGCGTCTGTCATCACGATCATGGAAGTCACCGGCCTGGCCGGAAAGTTGATCGCCGACAGCTTTCGCGCTTTCGAGATTTTCGTCGTCGCAGGAGCGATCTACCTTGCGATCAATTTCGTCGTTACGCGCATTCTCATGTTGGTCGAATTTTGGCTTTCGCCTCACATGCGCATGCGGCTGCAATCTTAA
- a CDS encoding NAD-dependent succinate-semialdehyde dehydrogenase, with protein sequence MSGYPDTQLYINGLWRDGSNARLSIVNPTSGEVIGSVSNASKSDLDEALAAAAAGFEQWRRVSAFDRSKLMRQAAKILRDRSAAISRIMTLEQGKPLAESKAETAGAADTIDWFAEEARRAYGRLVPPRATNIRQMVIKEPVGPVAAFSPWNFPLNQAVRKVSAALAAGCSIILKGPEETPASCAELVRAFADAGLPAGVLNLVFGVPADISNHLIPHPVIRKISFTGSTVVGKQLASLAGAHMKRVTMELGGHAPALVFEDADIDLAVRLLAGAKFRNAGQVCVAPTRFLIQERVFEKFLDGFVRAAEAIDVGDGLRDGVTMGPLANPRRVEAMESLTADAVMRGAKIATGGKRIGNLGNFFQPTILTDVPQDARVLNEEPFGPMAIVSAFSDYGSAIAEANRLPYGLAAYAYTTSAKTSADLARDIESGMLSINHHGLALPELPFGGIKDSGYGSEGGSEAMEAYFNAKLVTETVN encoded by the coding sequence GTGTCGGGATATCCGGATACCCAACTTTACATCAATGGCCTTTGGAGGGACGGCTCGAACGCCCGTCTCTCCATCGTCAATCCTACTTCGGGCGAGGTCATCGGTAGCGTTTCGAATGCCAGCAAGAGTGATCTCGATGAAGCGCTTGCAGCCGCTGCCGCCGGCTTTGAACAATGGCGGCGCGTAAGTGCGTTCGACCGGTCAAAGCTTATGCGCCAAGCCGCCAAGATCTTGCGCGACCGTTCCGCGGCGATCTCGAGAATAATGACGTTGGAGCAGGGCAAGCCGCTGGCCGAATCCAAAGCGGAAACGGCGGGGGCTGCCGACACCATCGATTGGTTTGCCGAGGAGGCTCGCCGTGCCTACGGCCGTTTGGTTCCACCCAGGGCGACCAACATCAGGCAAATGGTTATCAAGGAGCCTGTCGGTCCGGTGGCCGCCTTCAGTCCCTGGAATTTCCCGTTGAATCAAGCCGTACGGAAAGTTTCGGCGGCCCTTGCCGCCGGTTGTTCGATTATTTTGAAGGGGCCGGAGGAGACGCCGGCAAGCTGCGCCGAGCTTGTTCGCGCCTTTGCTGACGCAGGCCTGCCGGCGGGAGTGCTCAATCTCGTTTTCGGAGTTCCAGCCGATATTTCAAATCACCTCATCCCCCACCCTGTTATCCGCAAAATCTCCTTCACCGGATCGACTGTCGTTGGAAAGCAGCTGGCCTCACTGGCCGGCGCCCACATGAAGCGGGTGACGATGGAACTCGGCGGCCATGCGCCAGCTCTCGTTTTCGAAGATGCCGATATCGATCTTGCGGTCAGACTGTTGGCTGGTGCGAAGTTTCGAAATGCCGGCCAGGTCTGCGTGGCTCCGACGCGGTTCCTCATCCAGGAACGCGTCTTCGAAAAGTTCCTCGATGGCTTCGTGAGAGCGGCCGAGGCAATCGATGTCGGCGATGGATTGCGCGACGGCGTAACCATGGGGCCGCTTGCCAATCCGCGAAGGGTCGAAGCCATGGAGTCGCTGACGGCCGACGCGGTGATGCGTGGCGCAAAGATCGCAACCGGCGGCAAAAGAATCGGCAATCTCGGCAACTTCTTTCAGCCGACAATTCTGACCGATGTTCCACAAGATGCGCGCGTGCTGAACGAAGAACCCTTCGGTCCGATGGCGATCGTCAGTGCATTTTCGGATTACGGTTCTGCCATTGCGGAAGCCAACCGCCTGCCATACGGGCTGGCGGCATATGCCTACACGACATCTGCGAAGACGAGCGCCGACCTTGCCCGTGACATCGAAAGTGGCATGCTGTCGATCAATCATCATGGGCTGGCGCTGCCAGAGCTACCCTTCGGCGGCATAAAAGATTCTGGCTACGGGTCGGAAGGCGGCAGCGAAGCGATGGAAGCTTATTTCAATGCGAAGCTTGTAACCGAGACGGTTAATTAG
- a CDS encoding aspartate aminotransferase family protein — MTILLNSLESRDAAFVLHPYTNASQHLKDGPLVIARGEGIYIIDSDGNKYIEGLGGLFCASLGFSEQRLVDAATRQMKELPFYHSFGGKTHETAIELADRLIQLSPVPMSKVFFANSGSEANDTAMKLVWYYHNAIGKPEKKKIISRMRAYHGVTIASASLTGLPNNHRDFDLPIDRVLHTDCPEFYRYGRPGETEEEFATRCADSLEQMILAEGPETIGAFFAEPLMASGGCIVPPPTYYEKIQAILKKYDVLLIADEVICGFGRLGTMFGSESFGLQPDMIVMAKQLSAAYQPISALMINEKVHSAVVAESEKIGTFAHGFTYSGHPVATAVALETLKIYEERNIVGHVRDVATVFQRRLNELGDHPLVGNARGRGLIGTLELVRNKETKEQFKPADGIAIHAGKQAQVHGVITRALGDNYSLCPPLIITEAQINELFDRSTRALDDTYTWARATGLY, encoded by the coding sequence GTGACCATCCTTCTCAACTCCCTTGAATCCCGCGACGCCGCGTTCGTTCTTCATCCCTATACCAACGCCTCGCAGCATTTGAAGGACGGCCCGCTGGTCATCGCCAGGGGTGAGGGGATCTACATCATCGACAGCGACGGCAATAAATACATCGAGGGTCTTGGCGGGCTGTTTTGTGCCTCGCTGGGTTTCAGCGAACAACGGCTGGTAGACGCAGCAACCCGCCAGATGAAGGAATTGCCCTTCTATCACAGCTTCGGCGGCAAGACGCATGAGACCGCGATCGAGCTTGCCGACCGGCTCATTCAGCTTTCGCCGGTCCCGATGTCGAAAGTGTTCTTTGCCAATTCGGGTTCCGAGGCCAACGACACGGCCATGAAGCTTGTCTGGTATTATCACAATGCCATCGGCAAGCCGGAAAAGAAGAAAATCATATCGCGGATGCGGGCCTACCACGGCGTGACCATCGCTTCGGCGAGCCTGACGGGGCTTCCGAACAACCACCGCGATTTCGATCTGCCTATTGATCGGGTGCTGCATACGGATTGCCCCGAATTTTATCGCTACGGCCGCCCGGGCGAAACTGAGGAAGAATTTGCGACGCGCTGTGCCGATTCGCTTGAACAGATGATCCTCGCCGAGGGACCGGAAACCATCGGTGCGTTTTTCGCTGAGCCATTGATGGCATCCGGAGGCTGCATCGTTCCGCCGCCGACCTATTACGAGAAGATCCAGGCAATCCTCAAGAAATACGACGTGCTGCTGATCGCCGATGAAGTCATCTGCGGCTTCGGCAGGCTCGGCACGATGTTCGGCTCCGAAAGCTTCGGGCTTCAGCCGGATATGATCGTCATGGCAAAGCAGCTTTCGGCGGCCTATCAACCGATATCCGCCCTGATGATCAACGAAAAAGTCCATTCCGCGGTCGTTGCCGAAAGCGAGAAAATCGGAACATTCGCTCATGGTTTCACCTATAGCGGCCATCCTGTTGCGACCGCCGTCGCTTTGGAAACCCTGAAAATTTATGAGGAGCGCAACATTGTCGGCCATGTCAGGGACGTCGCGACGGTGTTCCAGCGACGGTTGAACGAACTTGGCGACCATCCGCTTGTGGGCAACGCCCGCGGTCGTGGCCTCATCGGCACACTCGAACTGGTTCGCAACAAGGAAACCAAAGAGCAGTTCAAGCCAGCGGACGGCATTGCCATTCACGCCGGCAAGCAGGCCCAGGTCCATGGCGTCATCACGCGCGCTCTTGGCGACAACTACTCGCTTTGCCCGCCGCTTATCATCACCGAAGCACAGATCAATGAATTGTTCGACCGCTCCACCCGGGCATTGGACGACACCTACACCTGGGCCAGGGCGACCGGCCTCTACTGA